One segment of Candidatus Thioglobus sp. DNA contains the following:
- a CDS encoding DUF2970 domain-containing protein, with translation MNGLGQVFKAVTSAMIGIGKKEDLIKDFERSEKQGPWPYIIVGLIMTIVFIVIVMAVVKFAISA, from the coding sequence ATGAACGGATTGGGGCAAGTATTTAAAGCAGTAACTTCAGCCATGATTGGTATTGGCAAAAAAGAAGACTTAATCAAAGACTTTGAACGGAGCGAAAAACAAGGTCCATGGCCTTATATTATTGTCGGCTTGATAATGACTATTGTTTTTATTGTAATTGTAATGGCTGTTGTTAAGTTCGCCATATCTGCATAG